In a single window of the Gossypium hirsutum isolate 1008001.06 chromosome D02, Gossypium_hirsutum_v2.1, whole genome shotgun sequence genome:
- the LOC107908679 gene encoding auxin-responsive protein SAUR23, with protein sequence MGIHLPSMILNAKQVLKFQSRNQLHVPKGHIAVYVGETKKTRFAVPISYLNHPCFLDLLGQAEEEFGFNHPMGGLTIPCDKDAFIDLTSRLHCC encoded by the coding sequence atggGTATTCATTTACCTTCAATGATCCTCAATGCCAAACAAGTTCTTAAGTTTCAATCAAGGAACCAATTACATGTGCCCAAAGGCCACATTGCTGTTTATGTTGGAGAAACGAAGAAGACAAGGTTTGCGGTTCCAATTTCATACTTGAACCATCCTTGTTTTCTAGATTTGCTCGGTCAGGCCGAGGAAGAGTTCGGGTTCAATCACCCGATGGGCGGTCTTACAATCCCGTGTGACAAAGATGCCTTTATCGATCTCACTTCTCGGTTGCATTGTTGCTGA